The genomic window CTCCAGGTTGTGTTCCTGTCGATCGGCCTCGCTGCACAGAACACGGTAAATCTCCGGGTCGACGCGCTCGAGTTCGGTCATGCGATGGGGATTCCTCTTGCCAGCAGACGCGGGGCGGACGGTGCTCACGCCGACTGCCTGGCTATTGCTTGTGGCTTTCGATGTAATTGACCACGTCTTGGACGGTGCGGATCTTCTCGGCCTCTTCGTCCGAAATTTCCATGTCGTACTCTTCCTCGAGCGCCATGACCAACTCGACGATGTCGAGCGAGTCGGCGCCAAGATCCTCGATGAAGGATGCGTCCGGCGTCACCTCGTCCTCGCTGACGCCGAGCTGCTCGCAAATGATCTCCTTCACTTTCGTTTCCACTGCTGATGGCATCCGTTACTTCCTCCCTCTCCCTTACATGTAGAGGCCACCGTTCACACCAATGACCTGTCCGGTGATATAGGCAGATTCGGGGCGTGCGAGAAAGAGCACTGCATCCGCTATCTCCTCCGCCGTTCCCAGGCGCCCCGCCGGAATCAGTCTCACATACTCTGTTCGCACCGCTTCAGGCAAGTTCGCCGTCATCTCGGTTTCGATAAAGCCCGGCGCGACGGCGTTGACGGTAATGTTCCGCCCGGCCAGCTCCCGCGCCATGGATTTGGTGAAGCCGACTATCCCGGCCTTGGCGGCGGCGTAAGCTGCCTGGCCGGCATTTCCCATGCTGCCGATAATGGAGCCCATGTTCACGATGCGGCCGTAGCGGGCGCGCACCATCGGCCGCACGGCCGCCTTGGTGCAATTGAAAGTCCCCTTGAGATTGACCGCCATGACCTGATCCCAGTCGGCCGGCTTCAGCCGGAGCAGCAGGGTGTCGACAGTCATGCCGGCATTGTTGACCAGAATATCGCACCGGCCAAGCCGGTCTACCAGGCTGGAAATCGCGGCGCTGACAACATCGGGGTCGGCGACGTCGAACGGCGCCAGCGTTGCCCGCCCACCCGCTTCTTCGATCAAGCGCGCCGTCTCCTCCGCCGCCGTGGCATTGCGCAGGAAGTTTACCGCCACGTGCGCCCCAGCGCCGGCGAGGTGGCGGGCCACCATGCGACCGATGCCGCGCGACGCGCCGGTGACCAGCGCGACCTGCCCTTGTAAGACGGCGTTCATGCGGCCTCGAGCAGGGTTCGTACGGATTCGAGGTCCTCGCCGGCAACGCAGCGGATATCCGGAGCAATCCGCCGCACCAGACTGCGGAGCACACGTCCCGGCCCGACTTCGATAGCCGTCCGGCAGCCCAGATGGGCAAGCTCCTCGACGCACTCCTGCCAACGCACCGGGCTGACCACTTGGCGCACAAGCAGGTCCTTCACTCGGCCGGCGTCGGTGCAGGCGCGCGCGTCGACATTGCTGATGACCGGGCAGTGCAGTGGGGAGACCGAGACCGGAGACAGCACCTGGCGCAGGCGTTCGGCCGCCGGAGCCATCAGGGCGCAGTGGAACGGCGCGCTGACGGCCATCGGAACGATGCGCTTGGCGCCGTTCTGCTGCGCCAAAGCGGCGGCACGCTCGACTGCCTCGCGGTGCCCCGCAATCACGATCTGGCCGCCGCCGTTGACGTTGGCGGGGCTCACCACCTGACCGTCGGCGGCCTCTTGGCAGATCGCCGTGAGGGTGGCGAGGTCCAATCCCAACACCGCGGCCATGCTCCCAACCCCCGGAGCCACGGCAGTTTGCATGGCGCGGCCGCGTTCCCGCACCACGCGCAAGGCATCGGCAAAGGTCAACGCACCGGCGGCGACCAGCGCGCTGAACTCTCCGAGGCTATGGCCGGCTGCCCAGCTGGGTGACAGCCGGAATTCCGTGGCGAGCACGCGCGCCAGCGCCCGGCTCGCAGTCAGCAGTGCGGGCTGGGTGTTGGCGGTGAGCGTCAGCTCATCCAGCGGACCTTCGAAGCACAGGCGCGAGATGGCGTACCCCAGCACATCGTCCGCTTCGGCAAACACCTGACGCGCAACCGGGAAGCGAGCGCACAGGTCCCTGCCCATTCCGACCGCTTGCGATCCTTGGCCGGGAAACAGAAAGGCAACTGCGACACCCATGCTGGCCCTGCGAGCCGTGCGCTATTCGCCTGCGACGGTGATGACCTTGCGGCCACGATAGGTGCCGCAATGCGGACAAGCCCGGTGCATGACGGTCGATTCGCCGCAATCAGGACAGGCGATGACGTTGGGCGCCACCAGCCCGTCGTGCGCGCGGCGCATGTTGCGTTTCGAGTGCGACGTCTTTCGTTTCGGAACGGCCATAGTGTACTCCTTTCTGCACGCCACCTGGGCGCGCGTCCTCTTCCCTCACATCTTCCCGCGGATGGTGCTCACTGCGGGTACCAAGGCGCAGCGTGCGCCGGAATGTATGCGCCTTTCGCCTTCACGGTCAAGCCAGTGCCTGGCGCATATGGCTGATAGCATATGGCATATGGTCAGAAACCATAAGCCATACGCCAGGGCTTGAGGCGAACGAAACTTGACTCACATTCAACGAGTTTCATCCCTCAAGCCCACTAGTGATTGACTTTCAGATTGCGGAGAATCGCCAGCCGGGGATCTTCAACCGAGGGCGTGCACTGGCAGGTCTGCAGGTTGAGGTTGGCCCCGCACTGCGGGCACAGACCCTTGCACGTGTCCTGGCAGAGCGGGCGCGTCGGCAGGGCCAGCAGCAGCTGCTCCCGAATCAGCGGTGAAAGATCGACTTCATCACCTTTGTAAAAGCTGAGATCGAGATCCTCCTCGTTCAACTCCCGCTCAGCCGGAAGGTCGGGCCGTGGAAGCAGCACGAGAGAAAACTCCTTTTCCAGCACGAAGGTGTACGCTTCCACGCAGCGAGCGCACTGCCCGACGACGTTACCGGTGATGCGGCCGTGGAAGAACAGTTCCTGGCCGGCGCGATAGTACTCCACCCGCACGGCAGCGGGGGCGGCAAAGGTATAATCCCGCACCGCTCCGTGGACGATGACCTCGTTCAGCGAGGCCGTCGGTTCGTCGTACGCCAGTTCCTTCGCGACCTCTTCGATTTGGTGGACGTTGAGTTTCACGCGAACGGCACTCCTCGGAGGAAGGGGCTGTAAGCTAGCTAAGCCACCCAACATCGTCAAGGCGACTTTCGCTTCGAGGCATGTCGGCGCGGCGCGGCCGGTGGGCTCGGCTGACTCACGGCGAGCGCCTTTTCGATCTGCCGCACGCGTCGAAACAGCTCCGGTAAGCGGGCCCATGCCGCCGACATGCGGCGCCACAGGTGGATGTCCACGGCCGGATACCCGCCGACCGTGGCGCCGGCGGGGACATCGTTGGGCACACCGCTTTGGGCCGCGATCTGGGCCCCATCTCCGATGGTGAGATGCCCGGCGGCACCGGCCTGTCCTCCGATGCGGACGAAGCGGCCGACACGCGTGCTGCCCGAGAGCCCGACCTGCGCCGCCAGGGCGCTGCCTTCACCGATGGAGCAGCCGTGCGCGATCATGACGAGGTTGTCCAGCTTTGCGCCCCGTCGGATGACGGTGGCGCCGACAGCGGCACGGTCCACCGTCGTGTTGGCGCCGATTTCCACGTCATCCTCGATCACCACCGTGCCAGCCTGGACAATCTTGCGCGCGGTTCCGTCGGCGCCCAGAACGTAGCCAAAGCCGTCGCTGCCGATGACGCAGCCGCTGTGCAGCGTGACGCGGTTGCCAAGCACCACCCGCTCACGCACGACGACGTGCGCATAGGCACGGAAGGCGTCACCGATGCGCGCCTGCGGGTAGACCACGACGTGCGCATCCAGCCTCACCTCGTCACCCACTACGACGTCGTCGCCTAGGACGCAGTATGGCCCGATGCTCGCATTGCGGCCGATACGCGCGCTCGACGGGATCACGGCCGTTGGGTGGATACCCACCGGCAGCGGCGGGGGGGTGTAGAAGAGCTCCAGCGCTTCGGCAAAGGCGCGATACGGGTCCGCGGCGCGTAGCGACGGTAGCCGTACGTCGCCCTCGTCGGCCGCCACGATGACGGCAGATGCGCGTGTGGTCTGCAGGTAGGGGCGATAGCGTGGGTTGGCCACGAACGTGAGTGTGCCGGGCTCTGCCTCCTCGATGGGGGCGAGGGCGTGAATGTCGATACTGCCATCACCCCGCAGCTCGCAGCCGATGCGTTCGGCGATCTCTGCCAGTTTCATCACGGTCCTCCGCCTTGGCGGCGACCTTAGCGAGGAAAGGCTGAGGCGGCAAACGTCATGCTCCGGGGTGCTTCCTCTGCACCGGGGCACGGCCGACGAACGTGGGATGCCGCACGTTGCGGCTGGGGCGATTCCTTGTTAGGAACTCGACCTCATGCAGGAACCAAATTTCGATAAGCGTGGCGGTTTGGTAACGGTCGTGACCCAAGACGCGGAGAGCGGCGAAGTCTTGATGGTAGCGTACATGAACCGCGAGGCGTGGGAGAAGACGCTGGTAACCGGGCAGGCTTGTTACTTCAGCACCTCGCGCCAGCAGCTGTGGCTCAAAGGTGAAAGCTCCGGCAACCTGCAGGACGTCAAAGAGATCCGCGTCGATTGTGATGCCGACGCCGTGCTGCTGAAAGTGCGCCAGCGGGGCGGGGCGGCCTGTCACGAGGGCTACAAGAGTTGTTTCTTCCGCCAGGCCGACCAGCAGGGCTGGCGCGTTGTGGCCGAGCGCGTGGTTGATCCGGATAAGCTGTATGGCAAGAAGTAGCACAGTAACACGCAAGTTCCCGCTCTCGACTGAAGACCGACTGTGCCCATGAACGTTCTCAAGCTCGGCGTGCCGAAAGGCAGCTTGCAAGACACCACCGTGGAGTTGTTCCGCAAGGCGGGATGGAAGATCAGCATCTCGGATCGCAGCTACTTCCCGACGATCGACGATGCCGCCATCCGCTGCTCGCTGGTGCGGGCGCAGGAAATGGCGCGTTACGTCGAGGATGGCAGCCTCGATGCCGGCTTGACCGGTCGCGACTGGATCCTCGAGAACGATTCCCGGGTCGAAGTCGTCTGCAACCTGGTCTACTCCAAGGCCAGCTTCCGCCCGACGCGCTGGGTGTTGGTGGTGCCGGAGGATTCACCGGTACAGAGGCCCGAAGACCTGCGGGGCAAGCGCATCGCCACGGAGCTGGTGAACTACACCAAGCGCTTCTTTGCCTCGAAGCAGGTGCCGGTCGATGTGGAGTTCTCCTGGGGCGCGACCGAAGCCAAAGCGGCGGGTGGCCTGGTGGATGCCATTGTCGAAGTGACGGAAACCGGGAGCACCATCCGCGCCAACCGGCTGCGCATCGTGTGCGACCTGTTCGAATCGACCCCGCAGCTCATCGCCAATTCAGTGGCCTGGCAAGACGCGTGGAAGCGGGAGAAGATCGAACAGATCAGCATCTTGTTGCAGGGGGCGTTGGCGGCGGAGAGCAAGGTCGGCATCAAGATGAACGTGCCGCGGGAGCATCTCCAGGCGGTCATAGCCATGATCCCGAGCTTGACGGCGCCCACGGTGTCACCACTCTTCCAAACCGGACAACTGCACGGGGTCGAGTGGTATGCGGTCGAGAGCGTCATTTCCGAGCTTGAGGTGCGGGAATTGGTCCCGCGCCTGATCCGACAGGGGGCCGTGGGCATCATCGAGTACCCCCTCAACAAGATTGTGTGAGGCCATGAGAACAACACTCCTAGTGCTAGCGTCTGTCCTGCTGCTGGTTGGATGTAACGGCCGGACGGCCGAGACCCGCGCGCGTGAAGCGGCGGAGAAGATCAAGGAATCCATTCCCGACGTCGAGGCCAAGGCCCTGGCGCAGAAGCTCACGCCCGAGGAAGTGAAGCAAGCCCAGGAGGCGCTCAAGAAGGTCAGCGAGTACCTGGGTGAAGCGGACGGTAAGCTCGATAGCGTGACGGTGAACTCGATCGAGGCCTTTCAGCGCGCCCACGGACTCCGGGCCGACGGCATCCTGGATGAGAAGACGCGTCGCACCTTGCAGAACGCCGCGCCGGTGGGCTGATCGCTCGTCGCATATCTCGGCGTTGCCGACTCAGGCGCTATCTGCGATCAGCGTACGCGCCGAGCTAGCTGCGTGGCGTGAGATGGTCGATACCGCCCATGTACGGGCGGAGGATCTCGGGGATGACGACGCTGCCATCGGCTTGCTGGTAGTTCTCCAGCACCGCGATCAGCACACGGGGCAGGGCCAGGCCCGAACCGTTGAGCGTGTGCACAAACTCCGGTTTCGCCCGCTGGGCGTTCGCCCGCGGCGACGGCCGGTAGCGGATGTTGGCGCGGCGGGCTTGGAAGTCGGTGCAGTTGCTGCACGAGCTGACTTCCAGCCATTCGTTGCAGCCGGGGGCCCACAGCTCGATGTCGTATTTCTTGACCGCGACGAATCCCAAATCACCGGTGCAGATGGAAATCACCCGGTACGGGATGCGCAGTTGGCGCGCCACGTCTTCGGCATGGCCGACGATCTGCTCCAGGGCCGCAGCCGATTGGCTGGGCTCCACGAGCTTGTACATTTCCACCTTGTCGAACTGGTGCCCGCGCTTGATGCCACGGACATCGCGGCCCGCCGACATCTTCTCGCGCCGGAAGCAGGCGGTGTAGGCAACGTACGAAAGGGGCAGGGCACTGACCTCGAGGATCTCGTCGCGATGCAGATTGGTGATCGGGATCTCCGCCGTACCGATCATCCACAAGTCGTCTTCGGCGTCGTGGTAGATGTTGTCGGCGAACTTCGGTAACTGCCCGGCGCCGTAGAGGCATTCCTTCTTGACCAGATACGGCGGGTAGATCTCGGTGTATCCGTGTTCGCGGATGTGAAGGTCGAGCATCCAGGTGATCAAGGCGCGCTGCAGCCGGGCCCCCGTGCCCTTCAGAACATAGAACCGCGATCCGGAGATCTTGACGCCCCGATCGAAGTCGAGGATGTCGAGGGCGGGACCGATCTCCCAGTGCGGGCGCGGGGTGAACTCGAACTGGCGCGGCTCGCCCTCGGCGCGCAACACCGTGTTGTCCCCGTCATCCCGGCCAACCGGCACGCTGGGATCGGGAAGGTTGGGGATCTCGAGCATCTGGCGCTCAAACTCGGCCGCGGCGGCGGCGAGGTCCTGTTCCAGCGCCGCAATGCGGTCTCCCACGGCGCGCATCTCGTTGACGAGCTGCGCCCGTGCCGTCGGGTCTTGTTTACCGATGGTGCGGGACACCTCGGCGCGCTGGGCACGGAGCGATTCGACTTCCGCAATGAGCCCACGTCGCCGCACATCGACCTGCAGGACGGTATCGACGGCAGTGGCCTCGAAGCCGACCTTGGCCAGCTCCGATTTTACGAACTCGGGACGCTCACGGATGAGACGGATGTCGAGCATGTGTGGGCGTTAGCACGCACCGCAGCCGGTCTCAAGGAATTCGAGTCGACGGCGTGTTTGGAGGACGGGAGTGTGTCCGGCTCAGGAGGCGCCTTCGGATTTGCTCAACAGCTCCCTGATCACTGCTGCCAGGTCCAGCATTGCCGCCCCGGCGTCGCCGCGGAAACTCGAGCCGTGCATCACGGCGAGAGTTCGTGGCTGCAAGGCGGCGAGCCGCCGGAGAGTGCTGTCGGTGTACGGGGTGTACGGCATGTCCTTCGCCAGCGGTCCCGCCAGGCCGGCAAAGATTGCCGCGCGGGCACGTCCGACGATTTCGGACTCGGTCACCGGCTCGGGATCGCCCGGCTGGAAGAACAGATCCGAGCAGAGCAGCGTCTGCTCGACCTCGTCAAAGAACAGACCTGCGTCCCAGCAGTGGGGGACATGCGGCGTGGAAAGAAAACGAAGGCGGTGCCGGCCGGTTGGCAGGACTTCGTCATCGGCCAGTGGGCGTGGGGCGCGGCTGGCGAAGTCGTTCACATTGACCATCGCGCCCACAAAGCTGCACACTGGCTGCGCGCGTGGTGCGATCGCGAGCCACTCGTTCAAGGCACCGCACTCGTCGGATTCAAAATGGCTGAATCCTATCCACCGAATCGTCGCGGGATCGATGATCGAGGCCACTCCCTCGAGGGTTGCCGGAAACATGTTCTTGAAGCCGGTATGCATCAGGAACGGCTCGGCATCCTTGATGAGGAATTGATTGAACTGGATTCCGAACGCGGGATGGAACGTCGAGATGCGAAAGGTGTCTCGGACGATTTCAGTTACTTTAGCACGCTCGGGCGACCGGCTGGCTACCATTGCCACTCGGCCTCGTCGAAGTGCGTCGCTGTAGGCGGATCAAGCAGTTGATCGCCAGCCTCCGCGCGCAGTTTCCGAGCGGCCTCTGCCCACCCCCGTCGGCTAGCTGGGCGCGCCGCAATAACAATGGTGTTTCCGCGAAGCTCCAGATCCACTTCGTCGGACAAACCCGCCGGCTCGATCAGCGGCTTGGGAAGCCGTATGTCCCGCGAATCTCCAATGCGTACGAGTCGGGTCTTCATGGCGGACTTACAATGGACGTACGCGGCGGTGCCTGTCAAGAATCCATCCAGCGCGACAAGGGGAGAATACTTGCCCCAGCCTGCCGCAGTGGGCTATGGGTGTCCCACCGCAGGCTGGTGTCGCGTCCATCTGGGAAATATCGGATCAGACCCGTCGTGCAAAACCGAAGGAGTTCAAGATGGCCGGCCCTGACAGTACAATCACCCCTCCCCCCATACGCACCCCGCTGCGGCTCCTCCTGGTGGAAGATTCCGATGCCGATGCCGAGCTAGTGGTCGAGGAGTTGCGGCGCGGCGGCTATGAGCCCACATGGGAGCGCGTCGATACCGCAACGGCGTTGACGGCGGCCCTGGCGCGGCAGCAATGGGAGGTCATCACCTGTGACTGGGTCATGCCCCGGTTCAGCGCCTCCGCCGCGCTGCAACTGATTCAGGAACAAGGTGTAGATGTCCCCATCATCATCGTTTCTGGCGAGGTGGGCGAGGAGGTCGCTGTCACCGCCATGAAGGCCGGTGCGTGCGACTACGTCGGCAAACACAAGCTGACGCGGCTCTGCCCCGCCATTGAACGGGAGCTGAAGGACGCGGAGGGGCGGCGGGCGCGTAAGGAAGCCGAGCAACGTCTGCGGGAGAGCGAGGCGGAACTTCGCCGGCTCATGACCTCGATCTCCGATTATCTGTGGAGCGCTGACGTCAACGCGAGGGGGCAGTGCCGCTATCGCTACTTCTCCCCGGTGGTGGAGAAGATCACCGGGCATCCGCCCGAGTTCTACCTCGACGGTCCGGAGCGATGGCTGGGAACGACTCACCCTGAGGACCGCCCTCGATTGGCGCACGCCACCAACAGGCTTCTGACCGGCCAGTCCGATCACGAGGAGGAAGAGTATCGCATCCTTCGGCCGGATGAGACAACGCGGTGGGTCCGGGACAGCGTGACGGTGACGCGGTTGGAGGAGGGGCGTTTCCGCCTGGATGGCGTGGTGAGTGACATTACGGAACGCAAGCGCGCCGAAGAGGCGTTGCGCGAGAGCGAAGAACGATTCCGTCGAGTGACCGAGAATGCCTACGATCTGATTGCCGGGTTGGATGGGCACGGGCAGCTCTTGTATGTCAGCCCCAGCTACAGGGATGTCTTGGGATACGATCCGAGCGAGCTGTGGGGCACCCTTTGCCTTGATCTCGTCCACCCGGATGACCGCAGCGTTGTCCTGGCAATGCAGGCGGCCTCGGCTGCGAACGCGGTCTTTCGCTTGCGGCACAAGAGTCAAGAGTGGCGGTGGTTCGAAGCGACCAGCAAGGACTTTTCGACAGCGAGCGGCGAGCGACACCAAGTCATCATCTCGAGAGACATCACGGAACGCCGACGCATCGAAGAGGCGCTGCGTGCCAGCGAGCAGAAGTATCGCGATTTGGTCGAAACGGCCCATGATGTCATCTGGTGCGTCGATGCCGCGGGACGCTTCACCTTCGTCAACCGCGCGGTCAGGGAGCAACTCGGCTATGAGCCGGAGGAGATAGTGGGACGCCCGTTCGCGGACTTCATCAGCGCCCGCCAGCGCGAGCGGGCCGTGGATCTCTTCACGCACGCTAAAGCAGGCTACAGCCGTTTGGGCTACGAGGTCGAGCTGCTGCGCAAGGACGGGGTGTCGGTCGTCGTCGACGTGAACGCCGTCGTTTTGCGCGACGAGTGCGGGAATGCCGTTGGCGCCAGCGGCACGTTTGTCGACGTCACCGACCGCAAGCGGGCAGAAGCGGTGCTGCGCCACAGTGAACAGCATTTTCGCTCGCTGATCGAAAACTCATTGGACCTGTTCTCGATTCTCGATGGCGATGGCACGATCCGCTACGCCAGCCTCTCCCAAGAACGGGCATCGGGATGGAAGCCGGAAGAATTCGTGGGCAAGAATGCTTCTGAGTTCGTTCATCCAGATGATTTGCCGAAGATGAAGCAGCTCTTGATCGAGGCCGTGCGCAATCGGAGGCACCCCGTGAGCGCGGAGTATCGCTGGCGGCATAAGGACGGTTCGTGGCGCATCGTTGAAAGCGCTGGTATCAACCTCTTGGACGATCCGGCGGTCGCGGGAATCCTGATGCAGACCCGCGACATCACCGAGCGCAAGCGGGCGGAACAGACGCTGTGTTAACCTCACTCCTGGCCCGTCGAATCCGATAGCCGAACGGCGTCAGTCCATCTCGAACGCGTTCTTCACGAGTTCGCAGCGCAGCTCACCCTCTTTCCACCAGACGCCGACTACGTCGAAGCGGGCATCGCGATTGTGGAGGTGGTTCTCGCTCAGGTAGTACTGCGCGGCACGCCGGATCTGGCGCTGCTTGCGTGGATCGACGGCTTCCAGCGGGCTGCCGAATCCGAGCTGGGTGCGCGTCTTCACTTCCACGAAGACGACGGTCCGGCGATCGAGGGCGATGAGATCGACTTCACCGGCACGGCAGCGGTAGTTGCGCAGCAGGATGGTGTAGCGCTGGCGCCGCAGGTACTTCTCCGCCGCGCGTTCGCCATCCGTCCCGAGCAGTTGCCGCTCGTGCGCCATCCGTTCTGGTGTCTATGATGCTGTATGTGCCAAGTCAACAGCTTATGGATACGACCAGTGAAACGGCAGTCGAAGGTGGAACGTTGAAAGCGCTGCGCCAGACTCA from Candidatus Binatia bacterium includes these protein-coding regions:
- the hisG gene encoding ATP phosphoribosyltransferase, whose amino-acid sequence is MNVLKLGVPKGSLQDTTVELFRKAGWKISISDRSYFPTIDDAAIRCSLVRAQEMARYVEDGSLDAGLTGRDWILENDSRVEVVCNLVYSKASFRPTRWVLVVPEDSPVQRPEDLRGKRIATELVNYTKRFFASKQVPVDVEFSWGATEAKAAGGLVDAIVEVTETGSTIRANRLRIVCDLFESTPQLIANSVAWQDAWKREKIEQISILLQGALAAESKVGIKMNVPREHLQAVIAMIPSLTAPTVSPLFQTGQLHGVEWYAVESVISELEVRELVPRLIRQGAVGIIEYPLNKIV
- a CDS encoding peptidoglycan-binding domain-containing protein, with amino-acid sequence MRTTLLVLASVLLLVGCNGRTAETRAREAAEKIKESIPDVEAKALAQKLTPEEVKQAQEALKKVSEYLGEADGKLDSVTVNSIEAFQRAHGLRADGILDEKTRRTLQNAAPVG
- a CDS encoding DUF177 domain-containing protein → MKLNVHQIEEVAKELAYDEPTASLNEVIVHGAVRDYTFAAPAAVRVEYYRAGQELFFHGRITGNVVGQCARCVEAYTFVLEKEFSLVLLPRPDLPAERELNEEDLDLSFYKGDEVDLSPLIREQLLLALPTRPLCQDTCKGLCPQCGANLNLQTCQCTPSVEDPRLAILRNLKVNH
- the lpxD gene encoding UDP-3-O-(3-hydroxymyristoyl)glucosamine N-acyltransferase; the protein is MKLAEIAERIGCELRGDGSIDIHALAPIEEAEPGTLTFVANPRYRPYLQTTRASAVIVAADEGDVRLPSLRAADPYRAFAEALELFYTPPPLPVGIHPTAVIPSSARIGRNASIGPYCVLGDDVVVGDEVRLDAHVVVYPQARIGDAFRAYAHVVVRERVVLGNRVTLHSGCVIGSDGFGYVLGADGTARKIVQAGTVVIEDDVEIGANTTVDRAAVGATVIRRGAKLDNLVMIAHGCSIGEGSALAAQVGLSGSTRVGRFVRIGGQAGAAGHLTIGDGAQIAAQSGVPNDVPAGATVGGYPAVDIHLWRRMSAAWARLPELFRRVRQIEKALAVSQPSPPAAPRRHASKRKSP
- the fabD gene encoding ACP S-malonyltransferase; the encoded protein is MGVAVAFLFPGQGSQAVGMGRDLCARFPVARQVFAEADDVLGYAISRLCFEGPLDELTLTANTQPALLTASRALARVLATEFRLSPSWAAGHSLGEFSALVAAGALTFADALRVVRERGRAMQTAVAPGVGSMAAVLGLDLATLTAICQEAADGQVVSPANVNGGGQIVIAGHREAVERAAALAQQNGAKRIVPMAVSAPFHCALMAPAAERLRQVLSPVSVSPLHCPVISNVDARACTDAGRVKDLLVRQVVSPVRWQECVEELAHLGCRTAIEVGPGRVLRSLVRRIAPDIRCVAGEDLESVRTLLEAA
- the rpmF gene encoding 50S ribosomal protein L32 → MAVPKRKTSHSKRNMRRAHDGLVAPNVIACPDCGESTVMHRACPHCGTYRGRKVITVAGE
- the hisI gene encoding phosphoribosyl-AMP cyclohydrolase gives rise to the protein MQEPNFDKRGGLVTVVTQDAESGEVLMVAYMNREAWEKTLVTGQACYFSTSRQQLWLKGESSGNLQDVKEIRVDCDADAVLLKVRQRGGAACHEGYKSCFFRQADQQGWRVVAERVVDPDKLYGKK
- the serS gene encoding serine--tRNA ligase produces the protein MLDIRLIRERPEFVKSELAKVGFEATAVDTVLQVDVRRRGLIAEVESLRAQRAEVSRTIGKQDPTARAQLVNEMRAVGDRIAALEQDLAAAAAEFERQMLEIPNLPDPSVPVGRDDGDNTVLRAEGEPRQFEFTPRPHWEIGPALDILDFDRGVKISGSRFYVLKGTGARLQRALITWMLDLHIREHGYTEIYPPYLVKKECLYGAGQLPKFADNIYHDAEDDLWMIGTAEIPITNLHRDEILEVSALPLSYVAYTACFRREKMSAGRDVRGIKRGHQFDKVEMYKLVEPSQSAAALEQIVGHAEDVARQLRIPYRVISICTGDLGFVAVKKYDIELWAPGCNEWLEVSSCSNCTDFQARRANIRYRPSPRANAQRAKPEFVHTLNGSGLALPRVLIAVLENYQQADGSVVIPEILRPYMGGIDHLTPRS
- a CDS encoding YraN family protein gives rise to the protein MAHERQLLGTDGERAAEKYLRRQRYTILLRNYRCRAGEVDLIALDRRTVVFVEVKTRTQLGFGSPLEAVDPRKQRQIRRAAQYYLSENHLHNRDARFDVVGVWWKEGELRCELVKNAFEMD
- a CDS encoding MBL fold metallo-hydrolase, translating into MVASRSPERAKVTEIVRDTFRISTFHPAFGIQFNQFLIKDAEPFLMHTGFKNMFPATLEGVASIIDPATIRWIGFSHFESDECGALNEWLAIAPRAQPVCSFVGAMVNVNDFASRAPRPLADDEVLPTGRHRLRFLSTPHVPHCWDAGLFFDEVEQTLLCSDLFFQPGDPEPVTESEIVGRARAAIFAGLAGPLAKDMPYTPYTDSTLRRLAALQPRTLAVMHGSSFRGDAGAAMLDLAAVIRELLSKSEGAS
- the acpP gene encoding acyl carrier protein; protein product: MPSAVETKVKEIICEQLGVSEDEVTPDASFIEDLGADSLDIVELVMALEEEYDMEISDEEAEKIRTVQDVVNYIESHKQ
- a CDS encoding PAS domain S-box protein, encoding MAGPDSTITPPPIRTPLRLLLVEDSDADAELVVEELRRGGYEPTWERVDTATALTAALARQQWEVITCDWVMPRFSASAALQLIQEQGVDVPIIIVSGEVGEEVAVTAMKAGACDYVGKHKLTRLCPAIERELKDAEGRRARKEAEQRLRESEAELRRLMTSISDYLWSADVNARGQCRYRYFSPVVEKITGHPPEFYLDGPERWLGTTHPEDRPRLAHATNRLLTGQSDHEEEEYRILRPDETTRWVRDSVTVTRLEEGRFRLDGVVSDITERKRAEEALRESEERFRRVTENAYDLIAGLDGHGQLLYVSPSYRDVLGYDPSELWGTLCLDLVHPDDRSVVLAMQAASAANAVFRLRHKSQEWRWFEATSKDFSTASGERHQVIISRDITERRRIEEALRASEQKYRDLVETAHDVIWCVDAAGRFTFVNRAVREQLGYEPEEIVGRPFADFISARQRERAVDLFTHAKAGYSRLGYEVELLRKDGVSVVVDVNAVVLRDECGNAVGASGTFVDVTDRKRAEAVLRHSEQHFRSLIENSLDLFSILDGDGTIRYASLSQERASGWKPEEFVGKNASEFVHPDDLPKMKQLLIEAVRNRRHPVSAEYRWRHKDGSWRIVESAGINLLDDPAVAGILMQTRDITERKRAEQTLC
- the fabG gene encoding 3-oxoacyl-[acyl-carrier-protein] reductase; translated protein: MNAVLQGQVALVTGASRGIGRMVARHLAGAGAHVAVNFLRNATAAEETARLIEEAGGRATLAPFDVADPDVVSAAISSLVDRLGRCDILVNNAGMTVDTLLLRLKPADWDQVMAVNLKGTFNCTKAAVRPMVRARYGRIVNMGSIIGSMGNAGQAAYAAAKAGIVGFTKSMARELAGRNITVNAVAPGFIETEMTANLPEAVRTEYVRLIPAGRLGTAEEIADAVLFLARPESAYITGQVIGVNGGLYM